In the genome of Rhodoferax fermentans, one region contains:
- a CDS encoding transketolase C-terminal domain-containing protein, whose amino-acid sequence MLEQCEGSHAVAQAVALSRPEVICAYPISPQTHIVEGLGELVKSGELKGCEFINVESEFAALSVAIGSSAAGARSYTATASQGLLFMAEAVYNASGLGLPIVMTVANRAIGAPINIWNDHTDSMSMRDAGWLQLFAETNQEALDLHIQAFRIAEELSLPVMVCMDGFILTHAYERVDMPDQAQVDKFLPPYEPRQVLDPSDPVTIGAMVGPEAFTEVRYLAHAKQMQALDLIPQVATEFKAIFGRDSGGLIKTYQTEDADTIVIALGSVLGTIKDTVDDLRAQGHKIGVLGITSYRPFPISAIRDATVRAERVVVIEKCFAVGVGGIVSRDVRSAVRNRPQPVYTVVAGLGGRAITKDSVNKLLLQAMSDKLDLLTFLDLDWAVVNRVLDREKAHRRSGPVAEGVLRDLGTVHTRLS is encoded by the coding sequence ATGCTTGAACAATGTGAAGGCTCCCATGCCGTGGCGCAGGCGGTGGCACTGAGCCGTCCGGAAGTGATCTGCGCCTACCCGATTTCCCCGCAAACCCACATCGTTGAAGGTCTGGGTGAGTTGGTGAAATCTGGTGAGCTCAAGGGCTGCGAATTCATCAACGTCGAGTCCGAATTTGCCGCACTCAGTGTGGCGATTGGCTCCTCGGCTGCCGGGGCGCGCTCTTACACCGCGACCGCCAGCCAGGGTTTGTTGTTCATGGCCGAGGCGGTCTACAACGCCTCGGGCCTGGGCTTGCCGATTGTGATGACGGTGGCCAACCGCGCCATCGGCGCGCCGATCAACATCTGGAACGACCACACCGACAGCATGAGCATGCGTGATGCGGGCTGGTTGCAGCTGTTTGCCGAAACCAACCAGGAAGCGCTGGACCTGCACATCCAGGCGTTTCGCATTGCCGAGGAACTCTCTTTGCCGGTGATGGTGTGTATGGATGGTTTTATCCTGACCCACGCTTATGAGCGGGTCGACATGCCGGACCAGGCGCAGGTGGACAAATTTTTGCCGCCTTATGAGCCACGCCAGGTGCTGGACCCCAGCGACCCGGTCACGATTGGTGCCATGGTCGGGCCCGAGGCCTTCACCGAGGTGCGTTATCTGGCCCATGCCAAACAGATGCAAGCCCTTGATCTGATTCCACAGGTTGCTACAGAATTCAAAGCAATCTTCGGGCGTGATTCGGGTGGCTTGATCAAGACCTACCAAACCGAGGACGCCGATACCATCGTGATTGCGCTCGGCTCGGTGCTGGGCACCATCAAGGACACCGTGGACGATTTACGCGCCCAGGGGCACAAGATCGGTGTGCTGGGCATCACCTCGTACCGGCCGTTCCCGATCTCGGCCATCCGCGATGCCACGGTGCGGGCCGAGCGTGTGGTGGTCATTGAGAAGTGTTTTGCCGTGGGCGTGGGTGGCATTGTGTCGCGCGATGTACGCAGCGCAGTGCGCAACCGCCCGCAGCCGGTCTACACCGTGGTGGCGGGGCTGGGTGGGCGCGCCATCACCAAAGATTCGGTGAACAAATTGTTGCTGCAGGCTATGTCGGACAAGCTTGACCTGCTCACTTTTCTGGATCTGGACTGGGCGGTGGTTAACCGCGTGCTGGACCGTGAAAAAGCCCACCGGCGCTCTGGTCCGGTGGCCGAGGGGGTGCTGCGTGACCTGGGTACGGTCCACACCCGTCTGTCCTGA
- a CDS encoding thiamine pyrophosphate-dependent enzyme has protein sequence MEQTQVKFYQTGTFTVGNRLLSAEQRSVQANVQRSNSLNSGHRACQGCGEALGARYAIDAAMAATKGQLIAANATGCLEVFSTPYPETSWQMPWIHSLFGNAAAVATGIAAAMKAKGRSDVRVVAQGGDGGTTDIGFGCLSGMFERNDDVLYICYDNEAYMNTGVQRSSATPPAARTATTMAIGEHPGNDFGQGKNVPQIAMAHEIPYVATATVADLRDLEYKVTKAMSIHGARYIHIFVPCPLGWGAASHDTIKLARLAVESGVFPVFEAERGEVTGVAKIRRQVPVEDYLRPQKRFAHLFGKQPDVATLARLQARADRNIRRFGLLETNELR, from the coding sequence ATGGAACAAACACAGGTCAAGTTTTACCAGACCGGCACTTTTACCGTGGGCAACCGGCTGCTGTCGGCGGAGCAGCGCAGTGTGCAGGCCAATGTGCAGCGCAGCAATTCGCTCAACTCGGGCCACCGCGCCTGCCAGGGTTGTGGTGAGGCGCTGGGCGCCCGCTACGCCATCGACGCCGCCATGGCGGCCACCAAGGGCCAGCTGATTGCGGCCAATGCCACTGGCTGCCTCGAGGTGTTTTCCACCCCCTACCCGGAAACCTCCTGGCAGATGCCCTGGATCCATTCGCTGTTTGGCAATGCCGCAGCAGTGGCCACCGGCATTGCCGCTGCAATGAAAGCCAAAGGCCGCAGCGATGTGCGGGTGGTGGCGCAGGGCGGGGATGGTGGCACCACCGACATCGGTTTTGGCTGCCTGTCAGGCATGTTTGAGCGCAACGACGATGTGCTCTACATCTGTTATGACAACGAGGCCTACATGAACACCGGGGTGCAACGCAGCAGCGCCACACCACCGGCGGCGCGTACCGCCACCACCATGGCGATAGGTGAGCACCCGGGCAACGACTTTGGCCAAGGCAAAAACGTGCCACAAATTGCCATGGCGCACGAGATCCCCTATGTGGCGACTGCCACCGTGGCGGACTTGCGTGACCTGGAATACAAGGTCACCAAGGCGATGTCGATCCATGGCGCGCGTTACATCCACATTTTTGTGCCCTGTCCGCTGGGCTGGGGTGCAGCCTCACACGACACCATCAAACTCGCCCGGCTGGCGGTTGAGAGTGGCGTGTTCCCAGTGTTTGAGGCCGAGCGTGGTGAGGTCACCGGTGTGGCCAAGATCCGCCGCCAGGTGCCGGTGGAAGACTATCTGCGACCGCAAAAACGTTTTGCCCATCTGTTTGGCAAACAACCCGATGTGGCCACGCTGGCCCGCTTGCAGGCGCGGGCTGACCGCAATATCCGCCGTTTTGGCCTGTTGGAAACCAATGAGCTGAGGTAA
- a CDS encoding methyl-accepting chemotaxis protein: MNLQNLRLTTKLWLSVLLIVLALVTVVGYTAYRTAENRAESAQALHKLNARVNASLGWAGLTQTNAARTQAIMLSSDPVLEAGLKEAMADTTAQISKIQKTIEDDELTDDDRQQMKVIAANRKKMIEARTAAVKERSEGRPEQATAIVKDSFQPAMQAYQQSQRDFVTLQEKSFLATEEEFAHRAQNLIYLTGAMMLLLVVGILVGAAWLIRSIRQPLDTANNLAAKIAQGDLSMAIDTSRSDEFGDLMKSLSSMNASLGTMVNQVRHSTDSIATASSEIAQGNNDLAQRTEQTSSNLQATASSMDHLTQTVQLSADNARQASSLAANASSVAERGGAVVRQVVSTMEEINDSSRKISDIIGVIDGIAFQTNILALNAAVEAARAGEQGRGFAVVASEVRSLAQRSAEAAKEIKMLINTSVTKVASGTQLVSDAGSTMNDIVQSVRKVADVIGEITAASGEQSSEISGINQSIGNLDQMTQQNAALVEQSAAAAESLRDQAEQLAQAVAVFKTDGQALSMAQRPPRDITPRAPSLGHKAAAAPAPKKLAASVKPAAGKPTAPKPALGNNPAPAKAAAGAESDWESF, translated from the coding sequence ATGAACCTTCAAAACCTGCGTCTGACCACCAAGCTGTGGCTGTCGGTGTTACTCATTGTGCTGGCCTTGGTGACAGTGGTGGGCTACACGGCCTACCGCACCGCCGAGAACCGTGCCGAAAGCGCCCAAGCTTTGCACAAGCTCAATGCCCGCGTCAACGCCTCCTTGGGCTGGGCCGGTCTGACGCAAACCAATGCCGCACGTACCCAGGCGATCATGCTCAGCAGCGACCCCGTGCTCGAAGCGGGCCTCAAAGAAGCGATGGCCGACACCACCGCCCAGATCAGCAAGATCCAGAAAACCATCGAAGACGACGAACTCACCGATGACGACCGCCAACAGATGAAAGTCATCGCGGCCAACCGCAAAAAGATGATTGAGGCACGCACGGCTGCCGTCAAGGAACGCTCCGAAGGCCGCCCCGAACAGGCCACAGCCATTGTGAAAGACAGCTTCCAGCCCGCCATGCAGGCCTACCAGCAATCCCAGCGCGACTTTGTCACCCTGCAAGAAAAGTCCTTCCTGGCCACCGAAGAAGAGTTTGCCCACCGCGCCCAGAACCTGATCTACCTCACCGGTGCCATGATGCTGCTGCTGGTGGTCGGCATTCTGGTGGGTGCCGCCTGGCTCATCCGCTCCATCCGCCAACCGCTGGACACCGCCAACAACCTGGCCGCCAAGATTGCCCAGGGAGACCTCAGCATGGCCATCGACACCAGCCGGAGTGATGAATTTGGTGACCTCATGAAGTCCCTCTCGAGCATGAACGCCTCGCTAGGCACCATGGTCAACCAGGTGCGCCACAGCACCGACAGCATCGCCACCGCCAGTTCTGAGATCGCCCAAGGCAACAACGACCTGGCCCAACGCACCGAACAAACCTCCAGCAACCTGCAGGCCACCGCCTCCAGCATGGACCACCTCACCCAGACCGTGCAACTCAGCGCCGACAACGCCCGCCAGGCCAGCTCCCTGGCCGCCAACGCCTCCAGCGTGGCCGAGCGCGGTGGTGCGGTGGTGCGCCAGGTGGTCAGCACCATGGAAGAAATCAACGACAGCAGCCGAAAGATCAGCGACATCATCGGCGTCATCGACGGCATCGCCTTCCAGACCAACATCCTGGCATTAAACGCAGCCGTGGAAGCCGCACGTGCTGGTGAACAAGGGCGTGGTTTTGCTGTGGTAGCCAGCGAGGTGCGCTCTTTGGCCCAGCGCAGTGCCGAAGCCGCCAAAGAGATCAAGATGCTGATCAACACCTCGGTCACCAAAGTGGCCTCTGGCACCCAGCTGGTCTCGGACGCAGGCAGCACCATGAACGACATCGTGCAATCGGTGCGCAAGGTGGCCGATGTGATTGGCGAGATCACCGCCGCCTCGGGTGAACAAAGCAGCGAGATCTCGGGCATCAACCAGTCCATCGGCAACCTGGACCAGATGACCCAACAAAACGCCGCGCTGGTCGAACAAAGTGCGGCCGCTGCCGAGAGCCTGCGTGATCAGGCCGAACAGCTGGCACAAGCGGTGGCGGTGTTCAAGACCGATGGCCAGGCACTGTCCATGGCCCAACGCCCGCCACGCGACATCACACCACGTGCGCCCTCGCTGGGGCACAAGGCAGCAGCGGCACCCGCCCCCAAGAAGCTGGCGGCCTCGGTCAAACCGGCAGCTGGCAAGCCTACGGCGCCCAAACCCGCGCTGGGCAACAACCCGGCGCCTGCCAAGGCGGCAGCTGGGGCGGAGTCGGATTGGGAGAGTTTTTAA
- a CDS encoding NAD(P)-binding protein, whose translation MQKPFAITLDVGSSLANHTGSWRTSRPVYLNRIPPCSHECPAGENIQAWLFHAESGNYEAAWRTLVEDNPFPAIMGRVCYHTCEGACNRGQLDAAVGINSVEHFLGDQAIAQGWKFPAPAPASGKKVLVVGAGPSGLSAAYHLARLGHAVTVFEAGPLPGGMMRFGIPQYRLPRQVLDDEVQRVVDLGVSIQYNTKVTDVLQAKQDGGFDAVFLAVGAHIAKRAYIPAGDSAHVLDAVSVLRSMEGEDKPLLGRKVVIYGGGNTAIDVARTAKRLGATESIIVYRRNREKMPAHDFEVEEALQEGVLIKWLSTIKQAGDASITVEKMVLDDKGFPQPTGEFETLEADSVVLALGQDVDLSLIEKVPGLVVQDGVVQVNAQMMTGHAGIFAGGDMVPAERNVTVAIGHGKKAARNIDAWLKGEVYVAAPKHSVATYDKLNTWYYSDAPKTVRPVLDIIRRQSTFEEVQGGLDETNALFEARRCLSCGNCFECDNCYGVCPDNAVVKLGPGKGFEFNYDYCKGCGICVSECPCGAIKMVPEEV comes from the coding sequence ATGCAAAAACCCTTTGCCATCACGCTGGACGTCGGCAGTTCGCTGGCCAACCACACCGGTTCCTGGCGCACCTCGCGCCCGGTTTATCTGAACCGCATCCCCCCGTGCAGCCACGAGTGCCCGGCGGGTGAAAACATCCAGGCCTGGCTGTTCCATGCCGAGTCGGGCAACTACGAGGCGGCCTGGCGCACCCTGGTGGAAGACAACCCGTTTCCGGCCATCATGGGCCGGGTCTGTTACCACACCTGCGAGGGCGCCTGCAACCGTGGCCAGCTTGACGCGGCCGTGGGCATCAATTCGGTCGAACATTTCCTGGGTGACCAGGCGATTGCCCAGGGCTGGAAGTTTCCCGCACCGGCACCGGCCAGTGGCAAAAAAGTGCTGGTGGTGGGCGCCGGGCCATCGGGCTTATCGGCGGCCTACCATCTGGCACGCCTGGGCCATGCGGTCACGGTGTTTGAGGCCGGTCCTTTGCCGGGCGGCATGATGCGTTTTGGTATTCCGCAGTACCGTCTGCCGCGCCAGGTGCTCGACGACGAAGTCCAGCGGGTGGTGGATCTGGGCGTGAGCATCCAGTACAACACCAAGGTCACCGATGTGTTGCAGGCCAAGCAGGACGGCGGTTTTGACGCGGTGTTTTTGGCTGTGGGAGCCCACATTGCCAAACGTGCCTACATCCCGGCCGGGGACTCGGCCCATGTGCTGGACGCGGTCTCGGTGTTGCGCTCGATGGAGGGTGAAGACAAACCGCTGCTGGGTCGCAAAGTGGTGATTTACGGCGGTGGCAACACAGCGATTGACGTGGCGCGCACCGCCAAGCGCCTGGGTGCCACTGAATCGATCATCGTCTACCGTCGCAATCGCGAAAAGATGCCCGCCCACGACTTTGAGGTGGAAGAAGCTTTGCAGGAAGGCGTGTTGATCAAGTGGTTATCCACCATCAAACAGGCTGGGGACGCCTCTATCACGGTCGAGAAAATGGTGCTCGACGACAAGGGTTTTCCGCAACCTACGGGTGAATTTGAGACCCTGGAAGCCGACTCGGTGGTGCTCGCACTCGGCCAGGACGTGGATCTGTCGCTGATCGAGAAAGTGCCTGGTCTGGTGGTGCAGGACGGTGTGGTACAGGTCAATGCCCAAATGATGACTGGCCACGCTGGCATTTTTGCCGGTGGTGACATGGTGCCCGCCGAGCGCAATGTCACGGTGGCCATTGGCCACGGCAAAAAAGCCGCGCGCAACATCGATGCCTGGCTCAAGGGTGAAGTCTATGTGGCAGCGCCCAAACACAGCGTGGCCACTTACGACAAGCTCAACACCTGGTACTACAGCGACGCGCCCAAGACCGTGCGCCCGGTGCTTGACATCATCCGCCGCCAGTCCACGTTTGAGGAAGTGCAGGGCGGTCTGGATGAAACCAATGCCCTGTTCGAAGCCCGGCGCTGCCTGTCCTGTGGCAACTGTTTTGAGTGTGACAACTGCTACGGTGTCTGTCCCGACAACGCGGTGGTCAAACTCGGGCCGGGCAAAGGTTTTGAGTTCAATTACGACTACTGCAAGGGCTGCGGCATTTGTGTGTCAGAGTGCCCCTGCGGTGCTATCAAAATGGTGCCGGAGGAGGTCTGA
- a CDS encoding RidA family protein, whose amino-acid sequence MSIYDKLAELNITLPAVAVPAAAYVPFVQTGNLVFLSGHIAKKDGKVWVGQFGKNISTEEGKLAARAIAIDLLGTLHAAVGDLNRVKRIVKLMSLVNSTGDFTEQHLVTNGASELIGQVFGAEKGAHARSAFGVAQIPMGACVEIELIAELA is encoded by the coding sequence ATGAGCATTTACGACAAACTCGCTGAACTCAACATCACCCTGCCTGCGGTTGCTGTACCCGCTGCGGCCTATGTGCCCTTTGTGCAGACCGGCAATCTGGTGTTTCTGAGTGGTCACATTGCCAAAAAAGACGGCAAAGTCTGGGTGGGCCAGTTTGGCAAAAACATCAGCACCGAAGAAGGCAAACTGGCAGCACGCGCGATTGCCATCGATTTGCTGGGCACTTTGCACGCGGCGGTGGGTGACCTCAACCGTGTCAAACGCATTGTCAAACTCATGTCGCTGGTCAACTCCACTGGAGACTTCACCGAGCAACACCTGGTGACCAATGGCGCCAGCGAGTTGATCGGCCAGGTGTTTGGTGCTGAAAAAGGGGCCCACGCCCGCAGCGCCTTTGGTGTGGCACAAATCCCGATGGGCGCTTGTGTCGAGATCGAATTGATCGCCGAACTGGCTTAA
- a CDS encoding 2-oxoacid:acceptor oxidoreductase family protein, with translation MFQVRIHGRGGQGVVTGAEMLSIAAFLGGRHAQAFPSFGSERTGAPVVAFCRMDDKEIRLREPIMQPDAIIIQDPTLLHQVDVFGGLKTDGYILINTTRSFNEMGLEEFVKGFRPERLLLVPASELAVKHVGRPLPNVPLLGAFAALCGLISLDAVLKAIDQKFSGAVAKGNQAAAKEAFESVMLQQQQVKETQDA, from the coding sequence ATGTTTCAGGTTCGTATCCATGGCCGTGGCGGCCAGGGGGTGGTCACCGGTGCCGAGATGTTGTCGATCGCAGCCTTTCTGGGCGGACGCCATGCACAGGCTTTCCCCAGTTTTGGTTCGGAGCGTACCGGCGCCCCGGTGGTGGCGTTCTGCCGGATGGATGACAAGGAGATCCGCTTGCGTGAACCGATCATGCAGCCCGATGCCATCATCATCCAGGACCCCACTTTGTTACACCAGGTGGATGTGTTTGGTGGCCTCAAGACGGACGGCTATATCTTGATCAACACCACCCGCAGTTTCAACGAGATGGGGCTGGAGGAGTTCGTCAAAGGGTTTCGCCCTGAGCGCCTGTTGCTGGTGCCTGCGAGTGAGCTGGCGGTGAAACATGTGGGCCGTCCGCTGCCCAACGTGCCTTTGCTCGGGGCGTTTGCCGCCCTGTGTGGCCTGATCTCGCTCGATGCGGTGCTTAAGGCCATCGACCAGAAGTTTTCTGGCGCGGTGGCCAAGGGCAACCAGGCCGCTGCCAAAGAGGCGTTTGAGAGCGTGATGCTGCAGCAACAACAGGTCAAGGAGACACAAGATGCTTGA
- a CDS encoding hemerythrin domain-containing protein produces MAELRWSESFEMGVPVMDQTHEEFIDLLAQVVQANDAQLMALWTALVEHTESHFAREDRWMKDTGFSGNNCHTVHHQMVLRVLRDGKKRGDAGELAVVRQMADELSIWFSQHANTMDAALAQHLRHVGYDETTGQVRLTDALPTSAIEGCHGSNCSPDDGAQAKLETA; encoded by the coding sequence ATGGCAGAGTTGCGGTGGTCGGAGAGTTTTGAGATGGGTGTGCCAGTAATGGATCAGACCCATGAGGAATTTATCGATTTGCTGGCGCAAGTTGTGCAGGCAAACGATGCGCAATTGATGGCGCTTTGGACCGCCCTGGTTGAACACACCGAGAGCCACTTTGCACGCGAAGATCGCTGGATGAAAGACACAGGTTTTTCTGGCAACAACTGTCACACAGTCCACCACCAGATGGTTCTCAGGGTGCTGCGTGATGGGAAAAAGCGCGGTGATGCCGGTGAGCTGGCCGTGGTGCGGCAGATGGCTGACGAGTTGAGCATCTGGTTCTCGCAACACGCCAACACCATGGATGCGGCGCTGGCGCAGCACTTGCGACATGTTGGCTACGACGAAACCACCGGCCAGGTGCGTCTGACAGACGCCTTGCCCACCAGCGCCATTGAAGGCTGCCATGGCTCCAACTGCTCGCCGGACGATGGAGCGCAGGCTAAACTGGAAACCGCATGA
- a CDS encoding universal stress protein, whose protein sequence is MFKHILVPVDGSSTSQVAVGKATELAKAFDSTVTVIYVIDPYPFTGVGTDFAYGQAEYLSAATAEANAAVHAAKESLAASGVKVDTSVIEAHTAWRGIVEAGESLKADLIVMGSHGRSGFEKLVLGSVAQAVLSHTKLPVLVMRD, encoded by the coding sequence ATGTTCAAGCACATTCTGGTTCCCGTGGATGGTTCAAGCACCTCCCAAGTGGCGGTTGGCAAGGCGACTGAGCTCGCCAAAGCCTTTGACAGCACGGTGACGGTCATTTACGTCATTGACCCGTACCCGTTCACCGGGGTGGGTACCGACTTTGCCTACGGACAAGCCGAGTATCTGAGTGCCGCCACCGCCGAGGCCAATGCCGCCGTGCATGCGGCCAAGGAGAGTCTGGCTGCTTCCGGTGTGAAGGTGGACACCTCGGTCATTGAGGCCCACACCGCCTGGCGCGGCATTGTCGAAGCCGGTGAGTCGCTCAAGGCTGACCTGATCGTGATGGGGTCACATGGTCGCAGCGGGTTCGAGAAGCTGGTGCTTGGCAGTGTGGCCCAGGCCGTTCTGTCCCACACCAAACTGCCTGTGCTGGTGATGCGCGACTAA